A stretch of Henckelia pumila isolate YLH828 chromosome 4, ASM3356847v2, whole genome shotgun sequence DNA encodes these proteins:
- the LOC140859820 gene encoding protein IQ-DOMAIN 32 codes for MVKSSGACFKIIACGSDLIDHEDLQAPESKSSNERRGWSFRKRSARHRVLSNTIISEAPSSVKKDSPESTDGNFLMQPNLTIPEKSSVIERKEEKTELSAQPNLKLSDTILDNVDDSDSSADATHDESSIIVIQSAIRLSLAQRLLSKQKNIIKLQAAIRGHLVRRHAVGTLKCVQAIVKMQALVRARRARLIAEESGDIEKQSASRGKDNPNSRSETEAKSNVSHSYISIEKLLSNGFARQLMESTPKSKSIKIKCDPLRSDSAWKWLERWMSVSSVSNAEVLESGSAAELLEKNNLENSEGKVDSVVPPDYCPEQTIVPEVRALVEASVNDDNLSSCEEDSVDLQVCKSISPSSSHPDLQNIDKSDLTHSVTETVTSLEAETKSEPPSNEIKETDSNLEVDAISLPDKEETVYEVDLPDGKKFSAEEPETETKKLSRKASNPAFLAAQSKFEELSSAANNAKLEASFNLDHGIEYDPEKVSTSTNQQPFMPQEIESSENPTSNAPAVQIGGSECGTELSISSTLDSPDRSEVGINDIEQNPKKNADESDHSTSGENFVLDIDGTSSILGPDQSHKNMNNLPRDDSGNSATVECDNSVLPIDSPPLEKKPEADPSELQLELGSEASHLVHKQSPEASPRSHTTVTESQATPSPLVSSKLKKKRSDKSESSRKNKSSSADKKALPNSNQDSASRSSMEQLPKEHKAVKRRNSFGSAKPDNTDQEPRDSSSSNSLPSYMQATESARAKAISSGSPRSSPDVHEKDIYIKKRQSLPGSNGRQGSPRIERSLSQAQQNAKGNGTHSPQDRKWRR; via the exons ATGGTAAAATCAAGTGGAGCATGCTTCAAGATAATTGCCTGCGGAAGTGATTTGATCGATCACGAGGATCTCCAAGCACCGGAG AGCAAGAGTTCAAATGAGAGGCGTGGGTGGAGTTTTCGAAAGAGATCTGCTAGACATCGAGTATTGAGTAACACCATCATCTCAGAAGCTCCTTCATCTGTGAAAAAGGATAGTCCAGAATCTACAGATGGCAACTTCCTTATGCAGCCTAACTTGACTATTCCAGAGAAGTCCTCTGTAATTGAAAGGAAAGAAGAGAAAACTGAGTTGTCTGCTCAACCAAACTTAAAGTTATCAGACACCATACTTGATAATGTGGATGACTCTGACTCGAGTGCTGATGCAACCCATGATGAGTCCAGTATAATTGTAATCCAGTCTGCTATCAGGCTATCCCTG GCTCAAAGACTGCTATCAAAGCAGAAGAACATAATAAAACTGCAAGCAGCTATACGGGGACATTTAGTTCGAAGGCATGCCGTGGGAACTCTTAAGTGTGTCCAGGCTATCGTCAAAATGCAGGCTCTTGTTCGGGCTCGCCGTGCTCGCCTAATTGCTGAAGAATCAGGGGATATTGAGAAGCAAAGTGCAAGCAGGGGAAAGGATAATCCCAATTCG AGGAGCGAAACGGAAGCAAAATCAAATGTTTCACACTCTTACATTTCCATCGAGAAACTACTTAGCAATGGATTTGCCCGTCAG CTGATGGAGTCAACACCTAAGTCCAAATCTATAAAAATCAAGTGTGACCCCTTGAGATCAGACTCCGCCTGGAAATGGCTTGAAAGATGGATGTCAGTTTCGTCGGTAAGCAATGCCGAGGTACTGGAATCTGGATCAGCTGCAGAGCTACTAGAGAAGAATAACCTTGAAAACTCTGAAGGCAAAGTGGACTCTGTAGTTCCACCTGATTACTGTCCCGAGCAAACAATCGTACCTGAGGTGAGAGCATTAGTCGAAGCATCTGTAAATGACGACAATTTAAGCAGTTGCGAGGAAGACAGCGTAGATCTCCAAGTGTGCAAATCAATCTCGCCTTCCTCCAGTCATCCTGACCTACAGAACATTGACAAATCTGATTTAACACATTCTGTAACAGAAACAGTTACAAGTTTGGAGGCTGAAACAAAATCAGAACCTCCTTCTAATGAGATAAAAGAAACAGACTCAAATTTGGAGGTGGATGCAATATCTCTCCCTGATAAGGAGGAAACAGTATATGAAGTTGACTTACCAGATGGGAAAAAATTTTCGGCCGAGGAACCTGAAACTGAGACTAAGAAATTATCTAGGAAGGCCAGTAACCCCGCTTTTCTTGCTGCCCAGTCAAAATTTGAAGAACTGAGTTCAGCTGCTAATAATGCTAAGCTAGAGGCGTCATTCAACCTGGATCATGGTATCGAGTACGACCCGGAAAAGGTTTCTACTTCTACTAATCAACAACCATTTATGCCTCAAGAGATTGAATCATCAGAAAATCCAACTTCCAATGCCCCAGCTGTTCAAATAGGTGGCTCTGAATGTGGGACTGAACTTTCTATTTCATCGACCCTTGATTCACCTGATAGGTCAGAGGTTGGAATCAATGACATTGAACagaacccaaaaaaaaatgCTGATGAGTCTGACCATTCTACAAGTGGAGAAAATTTTGTCCTTGACATCGACGGGACATCCAGCATCCTAGGACCTGACCAATCACATAAAAACATGAATAATTTGCCCAGGGATGATAGTGGTAATTCAGCTACTGTTGAATGTGATAATTCTGTGCTTCCCATAGACTCGCCACCATTAGAAAAGAAGCCAGAAGCAGATCCAAGTGAACTGCAACTGGAGCTGGGATCTGAAGCAAGCCACCTGGTACACAAGCAATCCCCCGAAGCATCTCCAAGAAGCCATACAACTGTCACTGAATCTCAAGCAACTCCGTCCCCCTTAGTTTCTTCAAAACTGAAGAAAAAAAGAAGTGACAAAAGTGAGTCAAGTCGTAAAAATAAGTCTTCGTCTGCTGATAAGAAAGCCCTTCCGAACTCCAATCAGGATTCGGCTTCAAGAAGTAGCATGGAGCAGTTACCAAAGGAGCACAAAGCTGTAAAAAGGCGAAACTCTTTTGGTTCGGCAAAACCCGATAATACAGATCAAGAACCAAGAGATAGTAGTAGCAGTAACTCTCTCCCAAGCTACATGCAAGCAACTGAATCTGCAAGAGCCAAAGCTATATCAAGTGGCTCTCCACGGTCTAGTCCCGATGTGCATGAGAAGGATATCTACATCAAAAAGAGACAATCTCTACCTGGTTCAAATGGAAGGCAAGGATCTcctcgtattgagcgttctttATCTCAGGCACAGCAGAATGCTAAGGGAAACGGAACTCATTCTCCTCAAG ACCGCAAGTGGAGGAGGTGA
- the LOC140859873 gene encoding V-type proton ATPase 16 kDa proteolipid subunit yields MSSTFSGDETAPFFGFLGAAAALVFSCMGAAYGTAKSGVGVASMGVMRPELVMKSIVPVVMAGVLGIYGLIIAVIISTGINPKAKSYYLFDGYAHLSSGLSCGLAGLAAGMAIGIVGDAGVRANAQQPKLFVGMILILIFAEALALYGLIVGIILSSRAGQSRAE; encoded by the exons ATGTCGTCAACCTTCAGCGGCGATGAAACGGCGCCATTCTTTGGCTTCCTCGGTGCCGCCGCTGCTCTCGTATTCTCCT GTATGGGAGCCGCGTACGGCACGGCGAAGAGCGGTGTCGGGGTGGCGTCAATGGGTGTCATGCGGCCAGAGTTGGTGATGAAATCCATCGTGCCGGTGGTTATGGCTGGTGTCTTGGGTATTTATGGTTTGATCATTGCTGTCATTATCAGTACTGGTATTAACCCCAAGGCCAAGTCTTACTACTTGTTTGATGGGTATGCACATCTTTCTTCTGGACTTTCTTGCGGTCTTGCTGGCCTCGCTGCTGGTATGGCCATTGGCATCGTCGGAGATGCTGGTGTCAG AGCTAACGCTCAACAACCAAAGCTCTTTGTCGGGATGATTCTTATCCTTATCTTTGCTGAAGCATTGGCTCTATATGGTCTCATTGTTGGAATCATACTCTCCTCTCGTGCTGGTCAATCTCGAGCAGAATAA
- the LOC140859871 gene encoding kinesin-like protein KIN-7F: MGSISGDSSIDWDHDSSAHEEKIFVSVRLRPMNERELGKNDVSDWECINNTTLIFKNSLQERSMYPAAYTFDRVFGFDSPTREVYEEAAKKIALSVLSGMNSSIFAYGQTSSGKTYTMAGITQHSIEDIYDYVYNHPERQFALKFSAMEIYNEAVKDLLGTDGTPLRLLDDPERGTVVEKLTEVTLRDINHLKELLSICEAQRQIGETTLNETSSRSHQILRLSVDSEAREYFGALSSSTLTASVNFVDLAGSERASQTLSAGTRLKEGCHINRSLLTLGTVIRKLSKGRNGHIPYRDSKLTRILQNSLGGNAKTAIICTMSPAHSHVEQSRNTLLFASCAKQVSTNAQVNVVMSEKALVKQLQKELARLENELRNLSSLGSPCDSAAALKEKEQLIEKMDKEIRDLTYQRDQAQTHIENMLKSGGEYQASKSWVDMSGQEKGSWRDEYPASEASEIIDPFRSDGASITSHFSDRYEGVNSRRIEDQFVESSEEQFLSDDTSPRLYIDKYFGPDPCQGWEKIGQEADKSLGESCKEVQCIEINFTRGNPVSTVSSEQNGDLGSGINTSSSDTDASDFSANVSRSASCGAMLTTITNTSSFEGEKEPENTSPVAEDTQGKISAVDTKVSTEILSTENDRTSTKSDSMNKNYHNIKILDKDCPAMKQEVYVTEISEVIPSKSLKPFVNDVGIMEAKTTKNSENKADDESNKSQNIIQSPSDWFTEFERQKREIAELWNTCNIPLVHRTYFFLLFKGDPSDAVYMEVELRRLSFLKNTLHGLAKDDHFTPASSAKALNREREMLCRRMMKKYSAKEREALYKKWGIGLKSKQRRLQLCRKLWTDAKNMEHIKESASIVAKLIGFKETGKAPKEMFGLSISTKQVNLSSFSWRHSLPSMI; this comes from the exons ATGGGGTCGATTAGTGGAGATTCGTCGATAGATTGGGATCATGATTCGAGTGCACATGAGGAGAAAATATTTGTTTCGGTTAGGTTGAGACCTATGAATGAAAGAGAACTTGGGAAAAATGATGTTTCCGATTGGGAATGCATAAACAACACCACCCTCATTTTCAAGAATAGTCTTCAAGAAAGATCTATGTATCCGGCTGCCTACACTTTTG ACAGGGTATTTGGATTCGACAGTCCCACGAGGGAAGTATACGAGGAAGCAGCAAAAAAGATTGCTCTTTCTGTTTTAAGTGGAATGAATT CAAGTATTTTTGCATATGGGCAGACGAGTAGTGGGAAAACATATACAATGGCTGGAATTACCCAACACTCCATAGAAGATATATACGACTACGTGTACAAT CATCCTGAAAGGCAATTCGCGTTGAAGTTTTCGGCAATGGAGATTTACAATGAAGCTGTCAAAGATCTCCTTGGCACCGACGGGACTCCGCTTAGGCTTTTAGATGATCCAGAG AGAGGGACTGTTGTGGAGAAACTTACAGAGGTGACCTTAAGAGACATAAACCATCTAAAAGAGCTTCTATCGATATGCGAAG CTCAAAGGCAAATAGGAGAGACTACCCTCAATGAAACGAGCTCTAGATCTCATCAAATTCTACGTCTA AGTGTTGACAGCGAAGCTCGTGAATACTTTGGTGCACTTAGTTCAAGCACTCTAACAGCTTCTGTG aattttgtTGATCTTGCTGGGAGCGAACGTGCTTCTCAAACGTTATCAGCTGGCACTAGACTAAAAGAAGGTTGCCATATAAACCGAAGTTTGCTTACGCTCGGGACAGTGATCCGGAAGCTAAG CAAAGGAAGAAATGGGCACATCCCATATAGAGATTCGAAGCTGACACGAATATTACAAAATTCGTTAGGAGGCAATGCCAAGACAGCCATTATATGCACGATGAGCCCGGCTCACAGCCACGTAGAGCAATCAAGAAACACGCTCTTGTTCGCTAGCTGCGCCAAGCAAGTTAGTACCAACGCACAGGTTAATGTGGTTATGTCTGAGAAAGCACTAGTGAAGCAGCTGCAGAAAGAACTAGCAAGACTTGAGAACGAGTTGAGGAACTTGAGTTCACTTGGTAGTCCGTGTGATTCAGCAGCAGCACTAAAAGAGAAAGAACAGCTTATTGAAAAG ATGGATAAAGAGATTCGGGATTTAACTTATCAGAGGGATCAAGCTCAAACTCATATTGAGAATATGTTAAAATCAGGAGGGGAATATCAAGCATCAAAATCATGG GTTGATATGAGTGGCCAAGAAAAAGGATCCTGGAGGGATGAGTATCCAGCATCTGAAGCATCAGAGATAATCGATCCTTTTCGCTCTGATGGAGCTTCCATTACATCTCATTTTTCAGACAGATATGAAGGTGTTAATTCCAGAAGGATTGAAGATCAGTTCGTTGAGAGTTCTGAGGAGCAGTTTCTGTCAGATGACACGTCCCCAAGACTGTACATAGACAAGTACTTTGGTCCTGATCCATGTCAAGGATGGGAGAAGATTGGTCAAGAAGCTGATAAGAGTTTAGGAGAAAGCTGCAAGGAGGTTCAATGTattgaaataaattttaccaGAGGAAATCCGGTTTCAACTGTGTCATCTGAACAAAATGGAGATCTGGGTTCAG GGATAAATACAAGTTCATCCGACACAGATGCATCGGATTTCAGTGCCAATGTATCGAGGAGTGCAAGCTGTGGAGCGATGCTGACTACAATCACAAATACTTCGAGTTTTGAAGGGGAAAAAGAACCCGAAAATACATCACCAGTTGCAGAAGATACTCAAGGAAAGATCTCTGCCGTTGACACAAAGGTGTCTACAGAGATATTGAGCACAGAAAATGACCGAACTTCAACAAAGAGCGACAGCATGAATAAAAATTATCACAACATTAAAATTTTGGATAAAGACTGCCCAGCCATGAAACAAGAAGTTTATGTCACAGAAATCAGTGAAGTGATCCCGTCCAAGTCGTTGAAGCCGTTTGTGAATGATGTG GGTATAATGGAGGCAAAAACAACCAAGAATTCTGAAAACAAAGCAGATGATGAATCCAATAAGTCTCAGAATATAATTCAGTCTCCGTCCGATTGGTTCACCGAATTTGAGAGGCAAAAAAGAGAGATAGCTGAACTTTGGAACACTTGCAACATTCCGTTGGTTCATAGAACCTACTTCTTCTTGCTCTTCAAAGGAGATCCATCAGATGCAGTTTACATGGAAGTTGAGCTTAGGCGGTTGTCTTTCCTCAAGAACACGTTACATGGACTTGCCAAAGACGATCATTTCACACCAGCTTCAAG CGCTAAGGCTCTAAATCGTGAGAGAGAAATGCTATGCAGACGAATGATGAAAAAGTATTCTGCAAAAGAGAGGGAAGCTCTGTACAAGAAATGGGGAATCGGCCTAAAATCAAAGCAGCGAAGACTCCAACTCTGCCGCAAACTATGGACAGATGCCAAAAACATGGAACACATCAAAGAAAGTGCTTCCATTGTTGCAAAACTAATTGGGTTCAAGGAGACAGGGAAGGCTCCAAAAGAGATGTTTGGGCTTAGCATCTCGACAAAGCAGGTTAACCTCAGTTCATTCAGCTGGAGACATAGCTTGCCTTCCATGATATAA
- the LOC140894359 gene encoding uncharacterized protein, with product METIGIKPALWAFVFFVLLTGRILRGEEGSNDVVQVQKNVTSFSNVESANGNHEDNKTHTNVVVSNDKRKNNGGGGGFSWGWGGGGGGGGGGGGGGGGGGGGGWGWGGGGGGYWRWGCGRQSPRGRNHNLGKREEYLIGEFAQCMIRGRCRGMRLDCPLHCGGPCLYDCRYMCKAHCKR from the exons atggagACCATAGGAATAAAACCGGCCTTGTGGGCATttgttttctttgttttgttaACGGGTAGAATATTGAGAGGTGAAGAAGGAAGCAATGACGTTGTTCAAGTTCAAAAAAATGTCACTTCTTTTAGTAACGTTGAGAGTGCAAATGGGAATCATGAAGATAACAAAACTCATACCAATGTTGTAGTGAGCAACGACAAAAGAAAGAACAATG GAGGTGGTGGTGGGTTTTCATGGGGATGGGGTGGCGGTGGAGGAGGTGGTGGTGGAGGCGGAGGTGGAGGCGGTGGTGGTGGAGGTGGCGGATGGGGTTGGGGAGGTGGTGGAGGAGGATATTGGAGATGGGGATGTGGGAGACAATCTCCAAGGGGAAGAAACCATAATTTGGGGAAAAGGGAAGAGTATTTGATAGGTGAATTTGCTCAATGCATGATTAGAGGAAGGTGTCGAGGCATGAGGCTCGATTGTCCATTACATTGTGGCGGCCCTTGTTTATATGATTGTAGGTATATGTGCAAAGCTCACTGCAAACGCTGA